TTATTGAGAAATTCGAATCATCTGGAACTGAGAATGTAAATGCAGCCTGTTCGGAAGAACTTGAGTTTTCTGCAGATGACTGGAAAAACATGACAGAAGATCAACAGTATGAAAAACTATTGAACTGTAGAATGGCTTACCTAAGTGAAACTGTTGTGAACTGGTGTCCGGAACTTGGGACAGTATTGGCCAATGACGAAGTTAAAAATGGCGTTTCAGAGCGAGGTGGCTATCCTGTCGAACAAAAGAAAATGAAACAATGGTCTTTAAGAATTACAGCATATGCAGATCGTCTCTTAAATGACCTGGACACCATTGATTGGCCCGATTCTATTAAAGAAATTCAACGTAACTGGATTGGAAAATCGCAAGGAGCTACAGTTCACTTTGAGGTAAAGGACAGTGAAGAAAAAATTGAAGTTTTTACTACACGTCCTGATACAATTTTCGGAGTTTCATTTATGGTGGTTGCACCGGAGCACGAAATTGTTTCTAAAATCACCTCTTCAGAGCAACGTGAAGAGGTAGAAGCTTATATCGAACAGACCAGTAAACGATCAGAAAGAGATCGAATGTCAGACGTTAAACATATTTCTGGGGCTTTTACCGGAGCATATGTAAAACACCCATTTACTGGTGAAGATATTCCAATCTGGATTGGAGATTATGTTTTAGCACATTATGGAACTGGAGCAATTATGGCTGTTCCATCTGGCGACCAACGTGACTGGAACTTTGCGAACCACTTTAACTTACCTATTCCGAATATTATAGAAGGAGGTGATTTAAGTAATGGCGCCATAGAAAATAAACAAGCAATTCTAGCTAATTCAGATTTCTTAAATGGACTAAAAGCCAAGAAAGCCATTGGTCAGGCCATTTATGAAATGGAAAAACGTAACATCGGTACACGTAAAATCAACTTTAAATTACGAGATGCCGGGTTTAGTCGACAAAGATACTGGGGAGAACCTATTCCGGCTTATTTCAAAAATGGAATGCCATATATGATGGATTCGTCTGATCTACCATTAGAATTACCAGCGGTGGACAAATATTTACCGACTAAAGATGGCGAGCCACCATTGGCTCGTGCGGAAGACTGGGTTTCAAAAGATGGGTTTCCTCTAGAAACGAACACAATGCCTGGATGGGCCGGATCATCGTGGTATTACTTGAGATATATGGATCCGCAAAATGATTCTGAATTATTTTCAAAAGAAGCTGTGGAATACTGGAACCAGGTGGACCTTTACCTGGGAGGTGCTGAGCACGCAACAGGACACCTACTTTATGTGAGATTTTGGGCGAAGTTCCTAAATGATCTGGGAACAATTCCATTCAACGAACCGGCTAAAAAGTTGATCAATCAGGGAATGATCCAAGGGGTATCGGCTTTTGTTTACCGTAAAGAAGGAACCAAAACTTTTATTTCTAAAGGTCTGATTGAAGGCGAAAATGTAACTCCAATTCATGTAAATATTGATCTGGTAAAAGACAACATTTTAAATGTTGAAGGATTCAAAAAATGGCGTGAAGAATATGCAAACGCTGAATTCATTCTCGAAGACGGAAAATACATCTGCGGAAGCGAGGTGGAAAAAATGTCAAAATCCAAATACAATGTGGTCAACCCCGATGGGTTAATTGAACAATACGGAGCAGACGCTTTACGCCTCCATGAAATGTTCTTAGGTCCAATCGAGATGCATAAGCCATGGAATACGAAAGGTATTGATGGAGTTTCCCGTTTTCTAAGAAAGTTCTGGGCATTATATCATGACGAAAATGATCAATTGAATTTAAATGATGCTGAACCTACCAAAGAAGAATTGAAAATCTTACACAAAACCATCAAATCCATACAAGATGATATGGAGAGGTTTTCTTTCAATACGATCGTAAGTCATTTAATGATTTGTGTAAATGATTTGAGTAGCATTAAATGTAACAACCGATCAATTTTATCTGATTTAGCAGTATTAGCTGCCTGTCATGCTCCGCATATCACTGAAGAATTATGGCAGAGGTTAGGAAATACAGGTTCAATCTCTTTCGCTAAATTTCCAAAGTTTAATCCGGAAGTTCTAGTGGAATCAGATCACAATTATCCGGTTTCTTTTAATGGAAAAATGAGATTTAAGATCAGTCTTCCGTTAGATATTGATTCTAAAGAAGTTGAAAACATCATCTTAAATCATGAAGATTCTCAGAAATGGTTAAACGGTCAAAAACCTAAGAAAATCATATATGTTAAGAAGAAGATTATTAACATAGTGCTGTAAATATTTATTTGCACCGCGTTGGGTATATTAAAAAGTTTTCTAAATTTACGTCACCTAATTAAACAATTTAATAAACAAACGTATAAACCCCGTCTATGAGTGTAAATTTAAACAAGAAGAAGAATCAATTAAAGGTGATTTTGAAATCTAACATTGCCAGAGCCTGGTATCAATTGGATAAGAAATCTTACGAGTCCTGGTTAGAAGGAAGAAGAGTTTCAAAATCAGAATTAAAATTTTAAATAAAAAAGCCGATTCAAATTGAA
This genomic interval from bacterium SCSIO 12643 contains the following:
- the leuS gene encoding leucine--tRNA ligase; amino-acid sequence: MAYKFFDVEKKWQAYWADNKTFKSKINPDKPKYYVLDMFPYPSGAGLHVGHPLGYIASDIFSRYKRLQGFEVLHPMGYDSFGLPAEQYAIQTGQHPDITTKENIARYRQQLDRIGFSFDWDREVRTSEKDYYRWTQEIFISLFNSWYNNEANKAESVDTLIEKFESSGTENVNAACSEELEFSADDWKNMTEDQQYEKLLNCRMAYLSETVVNWCPELGTVLANDEVKNGVSERGGYPVEQKKMKQWSLRITAYADRLLNDLDTIDWPDSIKEIQRNWIGKSQGATVHFEVKDSEEKIEVFTTRPDTIFGVSFMVVAPEHEIVSKITSSEQREEVEAYIEQTSKRSERDRMSDVKHISGAFTGAYVKHPFTGEDIPIWIGDYVLAHYGTGAIMAVPSGDQRDWNFANHFNLPIPNIIEGGDLSNGAIENKQAILANSDFLNGLKAKKAIGQAIYEMEKRNIGTRKINFKLRDAGFSRQRYWGEPIPAYFKNGMPYMMDSSDLPLELPAVDKYLPTKDGEPPLARAEDWVSKDGFPLETNTMPGWAGSSWYYLRYMDPQNDSELFSKEAVEYWNQVDLYLGGAEHATGHLLYVRFWAKFLNDLGTIPFNEPAKKLINQGMIQGVSAFVYRKEGTKTFISKGLIEGENVTPIHVNIDLVKDNILNVEGFKKWREEYANAEFILEDGKYICGSEVEKMSKSKYNVVNPDGLIEQYGADALRLHEMFLGPIEMHKPWNTKGIDGVSRFLRKFWALYHDENDQLNLNDAEPTKEELKILHKTIKSIQDDMERFSFNTIVSHLMICVNDLSSIKCNNRSILSDLAVLAACHAPHITEELWQRLGNTGSISFAKFPKFNPEVLVESDHNYPVSFNGKMRFKISLPLDIDSKEVENIILNHEDSQKWLNGQKPKKIIYVKKKIINIVL